In Canis lupus familiaris isolate Mischka breed German Shepherd chromosome 5, alternate assembly UU_Cfam_GSD_1.0, whole genome shotgun sequence, a genomic segment contains:
- the MVD gene encoding diphosphomevalonate decarboxylase, with amino-acid sequence MASEKPLLAVTCTAPVNIAVIKYWGKRDEDLVLPINSSLSVTLHQDQLKTTTTAAVSKDFTEDRIWLNGREEDVEQPRLQACLREIRRLARKRRSTGDEDPLPLSLTYKVHIASVNNFPTAAGLASSAAGYACLAYTLAQVYGVDSDLSEVARRGSGSACRSLYGGFVEWQMGERADGKDSIARQVAPESHWPELRVLILVVSAEKKLMGSTAGMQTSVETSPLLRFRAESVVPARMAEMTRCIQERDFQGFGQLTMKDSNQFHATCLDTFPPISYLSDTSRRIVHLVHRFNTHHGQTKVAYTFDAGPNAVVFTLEDTVPEFVAAVQHCFPPESNGDKFLKGLPVRPTPLSDEFKAALNVDPIPGSIKYIIATQVGPGPQILDDPHAHLLGPDGLPKPAA; translated from the exons ATGGCCTCCGAGAAGCCGCTGCTGGCCGTGACCTGCACGGCGCCGGTCAACATCGCGGTCATCAAGTACT GGGGGAAGCGAGATGAGGACCTGGTTCTGCCCATCAACTCCTCTCTGAGTGTCACTTTGCACCAGGACCAG TTGAAAACCACCACCACAGCAGCCGTTAGCAAGGACTTCACTGAGGACCGGATTTGGCTGAATGGCCGGGAGGAGGATGTGGAGCAGCCCCGCCTCCAGGCCTGCCTCAGGGAGA TACGCCGCCTGGCCCGGAAGCGGAGGAGCACCGGTGATGAGGACCCCCTGCCTCTCAGCCTCACCTACAAGGTTCATATCGCATCTGTGAACAACTTCCCCACGGCTGCAGGCCTGGCCTCTTCGGCGGCAGGGTATGCCTGCCTAG CATATACCCTGGCCCAGGTCTATGGGGTTGACAGTGACCTCTCAGAAGTGGCTCGCCGGGGCTCAGGAAGCGCCTGCCGGAGCTTGTACGGTGGTTTCGTGGAGTGGCAGATGGGGGAGCGGGCCGATGGGAAAGACAGCATCGCCCGGCAGGTGGCCCCCGAGTCACACTGGCCTGAACTCCGAGTCCTCATACTTGTG GTGAGCGCAGAGAAGAAGCTGATGGGCAGCACGGCAGGCATGCAGACTAGTGTGGAGACCAGCCCCTTGCTCAGG TTCCGGGCTGAGTCGGTGGTGCCAGCGCGCATGGCAGAGATGACCCGCTGTATCCAAGAGCGGGACTTCCAGGGTTTTGGCCAGCTAACCATGAAGGACAGCAACCAGTTCCATGCCACCTGCCTAGACACCTTCCCGCCCATCTCCTACCTGAGTGACACCTCCAGGCGCATCGTCCACCTGGTGCACCGCTTCAACACCCATCACGGGCAGACCAAG GTGGCATACACGTTTGACGCAGGCCCCAATGCCGTGGTCTTTACCCTGGAGGACACTGTGCCTGAGTTTGTGGCTGCTGTTCAGCACTGCTTCCCTCCTGAGTCAAACGGAGACAA GTTTCTGAAGGGGCTGCCTGTGAGACCCACCCCACTCTCAGACGAGTTTAAAGCTGCGCTCAATGTGGATCCCATCCCGGGCAGCATCAAGTACATCATTGCCACCCAG GTAGGACCTGGGCCTCAAATCCTGGATGACCCTCATGCTCACCTCCTGGGCCCGGATGGTCTGCCGAAGCCAGCTGCttga